A stretch of Endozoicomonas sp. SCSIO W0465 DNA encodes these proteins:
- a CDS encoding DUF2064 domain-containing protein: MAGAETAAADASIPMKIAVAIFAKTIGLSPVKSRLASTVGVELAEAFYSRSIACTHDMMLSVVATSKVEVFPHWALAEEDGPVQFNGRGYPALWTGEGDLGARLATISERLFDDYDGVVMIGSDSPQLCSERLVSAIAQIKHDPDLCIVGPAEDGGFYFFGTGRPVLRKVWESVTYSKDTTFNELVSHLEGRDIHYLPKEQDVDAAEDLKRLENNLSGKVGLSESQKELLQWLRLIEGALPD; this comes from the coding sequence TTGGCTGGAGCTGAAACGGCGGCAGCTGATGCGAGTATTCCGATGAAGATAGCTGTTGCGATTTTTGCCAAGACGATAGGGCTGTCGCCGGTTAAGTCGCGGCTTGCCTCGACTGTCGGCGTGGAGTTGGCTGAAGCATTCTACTCGCGAAGCATTGCCTGTACGCACGACATGATGTTGTCTGTTGTAGCGACCAGCAAAGTCGAGGTGTTCCCGCACTGGGCGCTCGCTGAAGAAGATGGACCAGTGCAGTTTAATGGACGGGGGTATCCCGCATTGTGGACCGGGGAGGGTGATCTTGGAGCAAGGCTCGCGACGATCTCTGAGAGACTCTTTGATGACTATGATGGCGTTGTGATGATTGGATCGGACAGCCCTCAACTTTGCAGCGAGCGCCTGGTCAGTGCCATTGCACAGATAAAGCATGATCCAGATTTATGCATAGTGGGACCAGCGGAGGATGGAGGTTTTTACTTCTTCGGCACGGGACGCCCCGTACTCAGGAAAGTCTGGGAAAGCGTAACCTACAGCAAGGACACGACATTTAACGAACTGGTCTCTCATTTGGAAGGCAGGGATATTCACTACTTGCCAAAGGAACAGGATGTAGACGCGGCTGAAGATCTCAAGAGACTTGAGAACAATCTCTCAGGCAAGGTTGGGCTAAGTGAGAGTCAGAAAGAGTTATTGCAGTGGCTGCGTTTAATCGAGGGTGCTTTGCCTGATTAA
- the pseC gene encoding UDP-4-amino-4,6-dideoxy-N-acetyl-beta-L-altrosamine transaminase, which yields MIPYGRQEITQQDIDAVVQTLKSDFLTQGPQVPAFEHALMAYTGAKYAFAVNSATSALHIACLALGLGPGDWLWTSPVTFVASANCGLYCGAQVDFVDIDPNTYNLCPKALAEKLAVAKKQGTLPKILVPVHLCGQPCEMEKIYNLAQEYGVKIIEDASHAIGGKYHGSPIGNCQYADITVFSFHPVKIITTAEGGAALTNDQKLAQKMALFRSHGITRDQSLMTESSHGSWYYQQIELGYNYRMTELQAALGISQIERLDSFVAKRHELAQRYNNKLASLPITLPYQLPSTYSGLHLYVIRLQLDKINKSHSEVFRQLQEQGIGVNLHYIPVHTQPYYQNLGFRVGDFPNAEQYYQEAISLPMFHNMTIDQQDQVVNVLTEVLGR from the coding sequence ATGATTCCCTACGGTCGACAAGAGATAACACAGCAAGATATTGATGCTGTTGTGCAAACCCTCAAGTCTGATTTTTTAACACAGGGGCCACAGGTGCCTGCTTTTGAGCACGCACTTATGGCGTATACCGGTGCTAAATACGCTTTTGCTGTCAATAGCGCTACCTCTGCCTTGCATATCGCATGTCTTGCTCTTGGGTTGGGGCCTGGTGACTGGCTCTGGACAAGTCCTGTCACTTTCGTTGCATCTGCTAACTGTGGGCTCTATTGCGGTGCGCAAGTAGACTTTGTAGATATTGACCCAAACACATATAATCTCTGCCCAAAAGCATTAGCTGAAAAGCTGGCAGTTGCTAAAAAACAGGGAACACTCCCTAAAATACTTGTACCCGTGCACTTGTGCGGGCAGCCCTGTGAAATGGAGAAGATATATAATCTGGCCCAAGAGTATGGAGTTAAGATTATTGAAGATGCGTCTCATGCAATCGGTGGTAAATACCATGGATCACCCATAGGTAATTGCCAGTATGCAGATATTACTGTCTTCAGTTTCCATCCAGTCAAAATTATTACTACTGCTGAAGGCGGCGCTGCTCTAACCAATGACCAAAAACTTGCTCAGAAAATGGCACTGTTTCGAAGCCATGGTATAACCCGGGATCAGTCGTTAATGACAGAGTCTTCTCATGGTAGCTGGTATTACCAGCAAATTGAGCTGGGGTATAACTATCGGATGACCGAGTTACAGGCTGCATTGGGTATTTCGCAGATTGAGAGGTTAGACAGCTTCGTAGCGAAGCGTCATGAGTTAGCACAGAGATATAATAATAAGTTAGCTAGTTTACCTATTACACTACCCTATCAGCTACCGAGCACTTACTCTGGGTTACACCTTTATGTAATTCGTCTTCAGTTGGATAAAATTAATAAAAGCCATTCAGAGGTATTCAGACAGCTGCAAGAACAAGGTATTGGGGTTAATTTACACTACATTCCGGTTCATACCCAACCCTATTATCAAAACCTTGGTTTCAGGGTCGGTGATTTCCCTAATGCTGAACAGTACTATCAAGAAGCGATCTCTCTGCCAATGTTTCATAACATGACCATTGATCAGCAGGATCAGGTTGTTAATGTATTAACAGAAGTACTTGGCAGATGA
- a CDS encoding glycosyltransferase, producing the protein MPVSVIIPIAPNDDAWVDLIPQLQLPENSEIIICPGEQNVNPDVSGISENVRLTVCREGQGRAGQMNAGAHRAIHDMIWFLHGDSRINQETLKQLGHGIARKAEALYFFDLKFLDDGPKAMGWNERAVRWRAGWMKIPFGDQGFLIPKVLFFRLGGYREDLAYGEDHVFVWKVRQEGYPVIRLPAPVHTSARKYRKGGWLSVTVKHVWLTIVQAVPNWLELKRRQLMRVFR; encoded by the coding sequence ATGCCCGTTTCGGTCATCATCCCAATTGCGCCCAATGATGATGCCTGGGTCGACCTCATTCCACAGCTGCAATTGCCGGAAAATAGCGAGATTATTATTTGTCCTGGCGAACAGAATGTTAACCCGGATGTATCTGGTATTTCCGAAAACGTCAGGCTCACTGTTTGCCGCGAAGGGCAAGGAAGGGCGGGGCAGATGAATGCGGGCGCTCATAGGGCAATACACGACATGATCTGGTTTTTGCATGGGGATTCGCGGATTAATCAGGAAACACTTAAGCAACTGGGTCATGGGATAGCCAGGAAAGCCGAAGCCCTCTACTTTTTTGATCTGAAGTTCCTGGATGATGGACCAAAGGCAATGGGCTGGAATGAAAGGGCGGTTCGCTGGAGAGCAGGGTGGATGAAGATTCCGTTTGGTGATCAGGGGTTCTTAATACCGAAGGTACTCTTTTTCAGGTTAGGCGGATATCGTGAAGATCTGGCTTATGGCGAAGACCACGTCTTTGTCTGGAAGGTAAGGCAGGAGGGATACCCGGTTATTCGGCTCCCTGCACCGGTTCACACATCAGCTCGCAAGTACCGCAAGGGTGGCTGGTTATCTGTTACTGTGAAGCACGTCTGGCTGACCATTGTGCAGGCTGTGCCCAATTGGCTGGAGCTGAAACGGCGGCAGCTGATGCGAGTATTCCGATGA
- the pseB gene encoding UDP-N-acetylglucosamine 4,6-dehydratase (inverting), giving the protein MFNNQSVLITGGTGSFGKLYAKTILERYNPKRIVVYSRDELKQFDMQQEFNHPCMRYFIGDVRDRDRMTQAMRGIDYVIHAAALKQVPAAEYNPMECIKTNIHGAENVIHAALDNNVTKVIALSTDKAANPINLYGATKLASDKLFVAANNMAGGHDTRFAVVRYGNVVGSRGSVVPFFRKMITEGSNFLPITHQEMTRFWITLQQGVDFVLKNFDRMKGGEIFVPKIPSVRIVDLASAMAPGLDQKIIGIRPGEKLHEIMCPADDSHLTIEFDDHYVIAPTINFVDSDNDYHVNALGEKGATVQQGYEYHSGKNNHFLDISEIIEFNRMADMA; this is encoded by the coding sequence ATGTTTAATAACCAATCTGTGCTGATTACTGGTGGTACTGGCTCATTTGGAAAGCTCTATGCCAAGACTATTCTTGAACGCTACAATCCAAAAAGGATTGTTGTATATTCTCGGGATGAACTAAAACAGTTTGATATGCAGCAGGAGTTTAACCATCCTTGCATGCGTTATTTTATTGGAGATGTAAGAGATCGCGATCGTATGACTCAGGCCATGCGTGGTATTGATTACGTTATTCATGCTGCAGCACTAAAACAAGTTCCTGCAGCTGAATACAACCCAATGGAATGCATCAAGACTAATATCCATGGTGCAGAGAACGTTATTCATGCGGCATTAGATAATAATGTCACTAAGGTAATAGCGCTTTCTACTGATAAGGCAGCAAATCCCATAAACCTGTATGGTGCAACCAAGCTTGCATCCGACAAACTGTTTGTTGCAGCAAATAACATGGCAGGTGGTCATGATACACGGTTTGCAGTTGTTCGATATGGCAATGTTGTAGGTTCCCGGGGGTCTGTAGTTCCATTTTTTAGAAAGATGATTACTGAAGGCTCTAATTTTTTACCTATTACTCATCAGGAGATGACAAGATTCTGGATTACCCTGCAACAAGGGGTTGACTTTGTACTAAAAAACTTTGACCGCATGAAGGGTGGAGAAATTTTTGTTCCGAAAATTCCTTCAGTTAGAATAGTTGACTTGGCTTCAGCCATGGCGCCAGGATTGGATCAAAAAATCATTGGGATTCGCCCTGGTGAAAAGCTTCATGAAATTATGTGCCCTGCTGACGACTCCCACTTAACTATTGAGTTTGATGATCACTATGTCATTGCCCCAACTATTAACTTTGTAGATAGTGATAACGACTACCATGTTAATGCATTAGGTGAAAAGGGAGCGACGGTTCAGCAGGGTTATGAATATCATTCGGGAAAAAACAATCACTTTTTAGATATTTCGGAAATTATTGAGTTTAACCGTATGGCGGACATGGCATGA
- the pseF gene encoding pseudaminic acid cytidylyltransferase produces the protein MKIAIIPARGGSKRIPRKNIKLFHGKPMIAWSIEAARKANCFDRIIISTDDAEIAEVARNYGAEVPFVRPEKLSDDYATTVDVIRHAVNWLSYQGQTPKLVCCIYATAPFIQVEDLLQGLKLMKASECHYAFSATTFAFPIQRALKIDGHGKVSMFQPEHLLTRSQDLEEAYHDAGLFYWGKAEAWQRAEPLFGSASRLVMLDRHRVQDIDTPEDWERAERLFQLL, from the coding sequence ATGAAAATTGCAATCATTCCAGCCCGGGGGGGAAGTAAACGAATCCCTCGAAAAAACATTAAGTTATTTCATGGCAAACCGATGATTGCATGGTCAATCGAAGCTGCGCGCAAGGCAAATTGCTTTGACCGTATTATCATCAGCACGGATGATGCGGAGATCGCTGAAGTAGCGCGTAATTATGGTGCTGAGGTGCCTTTTGTTCGTCCAGAAAAGCTGTCTGATGACTACGCTACTACTGTTGACGTTATCCGTCATGCGGTGAACTGGTTATCTTATCAGGGCCAAACACCTAAACTTGTTTGTTGCATCTACGCTACCGCTCCATTCATACAAGTGGAAGATCTTCTCCAGGGGCTGAAGCTAATGAAAGCTTCTGAGTGTCATTATGCTTTCTCTGCAACCACCTTTGCGTTTCCAATTCAGCGGGCATTGAAGATAGATGGCCATGGTAAAGTTTCAATGTTTCAGCCTGAGCATCTACTAACACGTTCTCAGGATTTAGAAGAGGCATACCATGATGCTGGGCTGTTTTACTGGGGAAAGGCAGAAGCCTGGCAAAGGGCTGAGCCTCTGTTTGGTTCTGCCTCCCGTCTTGTTATGCTAGACCGCCATAGGGTTCAAGATATTGATACTCCAGAAGATTGGGAGCGGGCTGAGCGATTATTCCAGTTACTCTAA
- a CDS encoding nucleotidyltransferase substrate binding protein, with amino-acid sequence MWKVLNRYLKISLGLPDVPNSPKTLFRIANENRLLPSDVGQWLIYADSRIGTSDDYDGEKANVALDLMGTFIKDAVALYETMSGKPWL; translated from the coding sequence ATGTGGAAAGTGCTAAATCGCTATTTGAAAATCAGCCTGGGGTTACCTGATGTCCCCAACAGTCCGAAAACGTTATTCCGTATTGCCAATGAAAACCGATTGTTGCCTTCGGATGTTGGCCAATGGTTGATCTATGCAGATAGCCGCATTGGTACATCCGATGATTATGATGGCGAAAAAGCAAATGTCGCACTTGATTTAATGGGTACTTTTATAAAGGATGCGGTTGCCTTATACGAAACCATGAGCGGGAAACCCTGGTTATGA